In the Nerophis ophidion isolate RoL-2023_Sa linkage group LG01, RoL_Noph_v1.0, whole genome shotgun sequence genome, one interval contains:
- the LOC133549389 gene encoding zinc finger protein 135-like encodes MSSEVKIEDVIEDGRLLYAKMVTSCQRESERTSSKSPTEMKIKIKDEDVQQLISHPEELPLQSQLVSFILKEEDPQPPRIKEEEDETQPPHFKEEAEKLWITREGDCLLGREEADPTKLPPTVVSVKTEVDEEKPQSGHLEELPSQPQGECSVLRPWPRHIKKEEPEKLWITQEGEWLPGPQEAGLTKLPRTLVSVKTEDDEEKPQPGDLLAPLSDSETEDEVGVSLRGDTDCEGDMRTHTDHIHSECSKKIRGEISFSCSVCAKSFSKKGNLSVHLRTHTGEKPFNCSVCAKSFSQKNHLSEHMTTHTGEKTFNCSICGKTFSLKSNLTKHMKTHTGEKPFNCTECGKNFTKKGNLTEHAKIHKGEKPFKCSDCGKGFLQKANLTEHMKIHTGEKPFNCSVCDKRFCKKSTLIKHKRKHTG; translated from the exons ATGTCTTCTGAAGTGAAGATTGAggacgtgatagaagatggacgactactaTATGCTAAGATGgtgacgtcatgtcaaagagaaagtgaaagaaCTTCCAGCAAATCACCAACGGAGATGAAGATAAAAATCAAAGACGAAG ACGTCCAACAGCTGATTAGTCATCCAGAAGAACTTCCCCTTCAGTCGCAATTGGTGAGTTTCATATTGAaggaggaggatccacagcccccacGTATCAAAGAGGAAGAAGATGAGACACAGCCCCCTCACTTTAAAGAGGAAGCGGAGAAACTGTGGATCACTCGGGAAGGAGACtgtcttctaggacgagaggaagctgatcCCACCAAGTTGCCAccgactgttgtctctgtgaagactgaagttgatgaagagaaaccacagaGTGGTCATTTAGAAGAACTTCCATCTCAGCCACAGGGCGAGTGCTCTGTTTTGCGTCCTTGGCCCCGCCACATTAAAAAAGAAGAACCGGAGAAACTctggatcactcaggagggagagtggcTTCCAGGACCGCAGGAAGCTGGTCTCACCAAGTTGCCACGGACtcttgtctctgtgaagactgaagatgatgaagagaaaccacaaccAGGCGACCTATTAGcgccactatcagatagtgagacTGAAGACGAGGTTGGAGTATCGTTGAGgggcgatacagactgtgaaggtgatatgaggactcacactgaccaCATACACTCTGAATGCTCTAAAAAGATAAGAGGTGAAATTAGTTTCAGCTGCTCTGTTTGTGCTAAAAGTTTTTCGAAAAAGGGCAATTTGTCTGTGCACttgagaacgcacacaggagaaaaaccatttaattgttcagtttgtgccaaaagcttttctcaaaagaACCATTTATCtgaacacatgacaacacacacaggGGAAAAAACCTTTAATTGTTCAATTTGTGGGAAAACTTTCTCTCTGAAGAGCAATTTGActaaacacatgaaaacacacacaggagaaaaaccgttCAATTGTACAGAGTGCGGTAAAAACTTCACGAAAAAGGGCAATTTGACTGAACACGCGAAAATACACAaaggagaaaaaccatttaagTGTTCGGATTGCGGCAAAGGCTTTTTACAAAAAGCcaatttgactgaacacatgaaaatacacacggGAGAGAAACCGTTTAATTGTTCGGTCTGCGATAAAAGGTTTTGCAAAAAAAGCACCTTGAttaaacacaaaagaaaacacacaGGGTAG